A section of the Clostridium omnivorum genome encodes:
- a CDS encoding type IV pilus twitching motility protein PilT: protein MSILNELLERTVKEGASDLHLTVGIPPTIRVNGELVHLDYSKITPVATEEFSREILKEDYEEYLKRGEIDTSYSIAGLGRFRVNIFKQRGSDAISIRVVALKIPNLDELGFPPVLKELTEKQRGLVLVTGPTGSGKSTTLAAMINEINANRAAHIITLEDPVEYLHKHNKSIINQREIGKDSKSYQNALKAVLREDPDVILVGEMRDIETISIAITAAETGHLVFSTLHTIGASKTIDRIIDVFPPHQQQQIKIQLAAVLQGIVSQQLVPKINDNGRIAALEIMIATPAIQNLVREGKTHQIESAVQTGGKYGMKTMDMALAELYKKNIISYDNAMTYSIDKEMLGRIISL from the coding sequence GTGAGTATTTTAAATGAATTACTAGAAAGAACAGTTAAGGAAGGCGCATCGGATCTACATCTAACAGTAGGAATACCACCAACTATAAGAGTAAATGGAGAATTAGTTCATCTGGACTATAGTAAGATAACTCCTGTTGCTACCGAGGAATTTTCACGAGAAATTTTAAAGGAAGATTATGAGGAATATTTGAAGAGAGGAGAAATAGATACTTCATATTCTATAGCCGGACTTGGAAGGTTTAGAGTAAACATCTTCAAACAAAGAGGAAGTGATGCAATCTCTATAAGAGTTGTTGCATTAAAAATACCAAACTTAGATGAACTTGGATTTCCTCCAGTTTTAAAGGAGCTTACTGAAAAGCAAAGAGGATTAGTTTTAGTTACTGGACCTACTGGAAGTGGTAAGAGTACCACACTCGCAGCTATGATAAATGAAATTAATGCAAATAGAGCAGCACATATTATAACTTTAGAAGATCCTGTTGAATATCTTCATAAACATAATAAATCCATAATAAATCAAAGGGAGATAGGAAAGGATAGCAAAAGCTATCAAAATGCTTTAAAAGCTGTACTTCGTGAAGACCCAGATGTAATTTTAGTTGGTGAAATGAGAGACATAGAAACAATTTCTATTGCTATTACTGCAGCGGAAACTGGTCACTTGGTATTCTCTACGCTTCATACAATTGGTGCTTCAAAGACAATCGATAGAATAATCGATGTTTTTCCACCACATCAGCAGCAGCAAATAAAGATTCAACTTGCGGCTGTTCTACAGGGAATTGTTTCACAGCAGCTTGTTCCTAAAATTAATGATAATGGAAGAATAGCAGCGCTTGAAATCATGATTGCTACACCAGCTATACAAAACTTGGTTAGAGAGGGTAAAACTCATCAAATAGAATCAGCAGTACAAACTGGTGGAAAATATGGGATGAAGACAATGGATATGGCTTTAGCAGAACTTTATAAGAAGAACATTATATCTTATGATAATGCTATGACGTATTCTATAGATAAAGAAATGCTAGGGAGAATAATATCTTTATAA